A window of Babesia microti strain RI chromosome III, complete genome contains these coding sequences:
- a CDS encoding hypothetical protein (overlaps_old_locusTagID:BBM_III02250), whose translation MSESARSRKRDLNASQKTQDGYNNNCDEPDECTFKTRRTDQLVDCNNSDVLENWIRNLSKKYPLNHSSNHNSNPNNTISLEVEIRGLIKFVEKMVEQKTQKIVTENKFLSTLVKSQQETIRRLQDWERIANCYLQERNVLKAELNDLKESIAHAFVKPKANQPPNKSPFLHRPPPDIF comes from the coding sequence ATGTCAGAAAGTGCGCGATCTCGCAAACGGGACCTCAATGCCAGTCAAAAAACCCAGGATGGCtacaataacaattgtgATGAGCCTGATGAATGCACTTTTAAAACCCGGCGTACTGATCAACTCGTAGATTGCAACAATTCTGATGTACTTGAGAATTGGATCCGAAATCTTTCCAAAAAATACCCTCTAAACCACTCCTCCAACCATAACAGTAATCCTAACAATACGATATCACTCGAAGTCGAGATTAGGGGACTTATTAAGTTTGTGGAGAAAATGGTAGAGCAGAAGACTCAAAAGATCGTCAccgaaaataaatttttatctacATTAGTGAAATCGCAGCAAGAAACTATCAGGCGCTTGCAGGATTGGGAAAGGATCGCCAATTGCTATCTACAGGAGCGAAATGTTCTCAAGGCGGAGCTCAACGATCTTAAGGAATCTATCGCACATGCTTTTGTCAAGCCAAAGGCCAACCAACCTCCAAACAAGTCGCCCTTTCTTCACCGCCCTCCCCCTGACATATTCTAA